The Raphanus sativus cultivar WK10039 unplaced genomic scaffold, ASM80110v3 Scaffold4004, whole genome shotgun sequence genome has a window encoding:
- the LOC108830065 gene encoding uncharacterized protein LOC108830065, whose protein sequence is MSEYRRTSKAKDKSEKARASRLSRRDGLGVHRHRAGSRSYAKVQDVLEANNEDSSFIAVLKKTHQKSDGTYVDERARLIAEKFDECVQERLSEMDNSNGEDLTIANLTLEEKNEIYSKIVGTSKQGRVFGLGSLQRGVVMPLESATGSPLGNAEVGTTHRVEELEAELQKTRDEYEVLKKRIEAVEAFCFNTN, encoded by the exons ATGTCTGAGTATCGGAGAACATCAAAGGCCAAAGATAAAAGTGAGAAAGCTCGTGCTTCTCGTCTATCTAGACGTGATGGTTTAGGTGTACATCGACACAGAGCAGGCTCACGTTCTTATGCCAAAGTTCAGGAtgttttg GAGGCAAACAATGAAGACTCTTCTTTCATTGCTGTGCTGAAAAAAACACACCAGAAATCTGATGGAACTTATGTTGATGAAAGAGCTCGGCTAATTGCTGAGAAATTTGATGAATGTGTTCAAGAACGCTTGTCTGAAATGGATAACTCTAATGGAGAGGATTTGACGATAGCCAATCTCACCCTTGAAGAGAAAAATGAAATCTATTCTAAG ATTGTTGGAACATCGAAACAAGGCCGTGTATTTGGTCTTGGGTCCCTCCAAAGAGGTGTTGTAATGCCTTTAGAGTCTGCGACGGGTTCTCCCCTTGGTAATGCAGAAGTGGGAACAACTCATCGAGTGGAAGAGCTTGAAGCTGAATTGCAAAAGACTCGTGATGAGTATGAAGTCCTCAAGAAACGAATTGAAGCTGTGGAGGCTTTCTGCTTCAACACCAACTAG